One stretch of Siphonobacter curvatus DNA includes these proteins:
- a CDS encoding Pycsar system effector family protein, which produces MTDPLVSKAEAHVLRLYDEHPTPSLAYHTLTHTQEVVQAAEALSHQYQLNEMQYRTVLVAAWFHDAGYLFSPKMQHEEKSAELATAFLHSEGQSAELIAQVEGCILATRMPQKPHNLLEEIICDADLSHLGSVDYKDKTKLLRKEIEAMKGIQISGNLWRMGNIEFIQSHQYFTPMARKMFDATKAENLRRLLDKQAEKTDAPTQPLVAEKKKKDPERGIETMFRTTSTNHLRLSEIADSKANIMISVNSIMVSVVVSVLSHRLENHPQLIPPTAIFLLTAVLTIIFAVLATRPNITRGTVSMDDIRQKKANLLFFGNFYNMTLEDYERGIDAMMKDSEFLYGSMTRDIYHLGVVLGKKYKLLRIAYNIFMFGFVVSILSYLIVFTFLED; this is translated from the coding sequence ATGACTGATCCCTTAGTATCGAAAGCGGAAGCTCATGTGCTGCGTCTGTACGACGAACATCCCACGCCTTCACTGGCCTACCATACGCTTACCCACACACAGGAGGTCGTACAGGCTGCTGAGGCCCTGAGTCATCAGTATCAGTTGAACGAAATGCAGTACCGGACGGTACTCGTGGCCGCCTGGTTTCACGATGCGGGCTATTTATTCAGCCCGAAGATGCAACACGAGGAAAAAAGTGCCGAGCTGGCAACGGCATTCCTTCACAGTGAAGGACAGTCTGCCGAGCTAATTGCCCAGGTAGAAGGTTGCATTTTGGCGACCCGAATGCCCCAAAAGCCCCACAATTTACTGGAAGAAATTATCTGCGATGCGGATTTGTCGCACCTGGGTAGCGTCGATTACAAAGACAAAACCAAACTTTTGCGGAAAGAAATAGAGGCCATGAAAGGCATCCAGATTTCGGGAAACCTCTGGCGAATGGGCAATATTGAATTCATCCAGTCGCATCAGTATTTCACACCCATGGCCCGAAAAATGTTTGACGCAACGAAAGCCGAAAACTTGCGGCGACTACTGGATAAGCAGGCCGAAAAAACCGACGCACCTACGCAGCCACTTGTCGCGGAAAAGAAAAAGAAAGACCCCGAACGCGGGATCGAAACCATGTTCCGGACGACGTCCACCAACCATTTACGCCTGAGTGAAATTGCCGACAGCAAAGCCAATATCATGATTTCGGTCAATTCCATCATGGTTTCGGTGGTGGTATCGGTCTTGTCGCACCGGCTGGAAAATCACCCGCAGTTGATTCCGCCCACGGCCATCTTTCTGCTTACGGCTGTCCTGACCATCATTTTTGCCGTACTGGCCACGCGACCGAACATTACCCGGGGCACGGTGAGTATGGATGACATTCGGCAGAAGAAAGCCAACCTGCTGTTTTTCGGTAATTTTTACAACATGACCCTGGAAGATTATGAACGCGGCATTGATGCCATGATGAAGGATAGCGAATTTCTCTACGGTAGCATGACCCGCGACATCTACCACCTGGGCGTCGTACTGGGCAAGAAATATAAGCTCCTTCGCATCGCCTATAACATTTTTATGTTTGGGTTTGTCGTATCCATTCTATCGTATCTAATTGTATTTACGTTCCTGGAAGATTAA
- a CDS encoding ferritin-like domain-containing protein, producing MNQLSTGSAASGGSNKGTSAVGRRTFLRFAGLSSISALTLTTLACEDHKPIVYDPNFIDLGFGDVGIMNLSYAQEQLEVAFYSTVIESPAFNQLSAEEKALFVDLRDRERTHLELFRYLLGDKAIPMLTPNFDNIKIGSREEILKTGHTFEDLGVAALNGAGRFVTDMELLNLSGKIVSVEARHAALLRDLLHPRSNMPGSFAGDDIITPDTGLDRALYPQQVVVLAQPYIKERITAERIPVQ from the coding sequence ATGAACCAACTTTCTACGGGTTCAGCCGCATCGGGCGGCTCGAACAAGGGGACTTCTGCTGTAGGTCGCCGCACCTTTCTTCGTTTTGCCGGTTTGTCTTCCATTTCAGCTCTTACGTTAACCACGTTAGCCTGCGAAGACCACAAGCCCATCGTATATGATCCCAATTTCATTGATTTAGGATTTGGCGATGTGGGCATTATGAACCTGTCGTATGCTCAGGAGCAACTGGAAGTAGCGTTTTATTCAACCGTGATTGAAAGCCCTGCCTTTAATCAACTGTCGGCGGAAGAAAAAGCTCTGTTCGTGGATCTCCGCGACCGGGAACGTACGCACCTAGAGCTGTTTCGTTATCTGCTGGGAGACAAAGCCATTCCAATGCTGACGCCGAACTTCGACAACATCAAGATTGGCTCGCGTGAAGAAATCCTGAAAACGGGCCATACCTTCGAAGACTTGGGCGTTGCCGCTCTGAACGGAGCGGGCCGGTTTGTAACGGACATGGAACTGTTGAATCTTTCGGGTAAAATCGTATCGGTGGAAGCTCGCCACGCGGCTCTGCTCCGCGATCTGCTGCATCCGCGATCTAACATGCCAGGCAGTTTTGCCGGGGATGACATCATCACGCCTGATACGGGTCTGGATCGGGCCCTGTACCCGCAACAAGTGGTCGTGCTGGCTCAGCCCTACATTAAAGAGCGAATCACGGCGGAGCGGATTCCCGTTCAATAG
- a CDS encoding ferritin-like domain-containing protein: MNIFQIFSDIEKIDGDATERLSFYSRRYFLRKGTKAATAAALPLALASVTQEAFAQSTEVQEVLNFALTLEYLEDEFYKKALSSSLSFGGDRSVFEQISKHEDAHVKLLKSALGSAAVAKPSMFKFEEVFPGVFSDYQTFLIVSQAFEDTGVRAYKGQAPKLYKQAVLTTALQIHAVEARHAAEVRRIREGRVWITKNEPDGAPAAVYAGEENVVQKVDVTKLGPGFSDIVVSEAFDEPLTKEQVLAIVSPLIVM, from the coding sequence ATGAATATTTTTCAGATTTTTTCCGATATTGAAAAAATAGATGGCGACGCTACGGAGCGTTTATCCTTCTACTCACGTCGTTATTTTCTCCGCAAGGGCACGAAGGCAGCTACTGCGGCCGCCCTACCCCTCGCCTTGGCCAGCGTCACACAAGAAGCCTTTGCTCAGTCCACTGAAGTACAGGAAGTGCTAAACTTCGCTTTGACGCTGGAATACCTGGAAGATGAATTCTATAAAAAGGCATTGAGCAGCAGCCTGTCGTTCGGTGGTGATCGGTCCGTATTTGAGCAAATCAGCAAGCACGAAGACGCTCACGTAAAACTATTGAAATCAGCGTTGGGCAGTGCTGCGGTAGCCAAACCCAGTATGTTCAAATTCGAAGAAGTATTTCCGGGCGTATTCTCAGATTATCAAACCTTCCTGATCGTTTCGCAGGCCTTTGAAGATACGGGCGTTCGGGCCTATAAAGGACAAGCTCCGAAGCTCTACAAACAGGCGGTACTGACAACGGCCCTGCAAATTCATGCGGTTGAAGCCCGTCACGCCGCCGAAGTGCGTCGAATTCGCGAAGGACGCGTCTGGATCACCAAAAACGAACCGGACGGAGCTCCGGCTGCCGTATACGCCGGCGAAGAAAACGTGGTACAGAAAGTAGACGTCACCAAACTGGGCCCCGGATTCTCGGACATCGTTGTCTCGGAAGCCTTCGACGAACCCCTGACGAAAGAACAGGTACTCGCCATTGTATCTCCGTTGATTGTGATGTAG
- a CDS encoding NAD-dependent epimerase/dehydratase family protein yields MKKIFITGATGYIGGSIARVLLEKGYEITALVRKASAAEELKALGITPVIGHLHNLKLLREEARQADAVINTADADDVHVVATFLEALEGTGKTFIHTSGSSLVGDKSVGQRSDVVYHEDVPLEPRLEKAQRVVINDTVLKAAQRGIRSIVIVPTMIYGAGLGLKKDSIQVPMLMDISREKQAGVHIEAGENIWSNVHMADLAELYWLALENAPAGSYYYAENGEAALKDIAVSISKKLGFGGKTVALPIDEAIERWGPDASSYGLASNSRVDATKARKTLGWQPKYASILTDIEG; encoded by the coding sequence ATGAAAAAAATATTCATTACCGGAGCCACGGGTTACATTGGCGGTTCCATTGCCCGGGTATTACTCGAAAAAGGTTACGAAATCACCGCCCTGGTACGGAAAGCTTCCGCCGCGGAAGAACTCAAAGCATTAGGAATTACCCCAGTCATCGGACATTTGCACAATCTGAAATTATTACGGGAAGAAGCTCGCCAAGCGGATGCCGTGATTAATACTGCCGACGCCGATGATGTACACGTAGTAGCCACGTTTCTCGAAGCTCTGGAAGGAACCGGAAAAACGTTCATTCACACCTCCGGCTCCAGTCTAGTGGGCGATAAGTCAGTGGGGCAAAGGAGCGACGTTGTGTACCACGAAGATGTTCCGCTTGAACCACGGCTGGAAAAAGCCCAGCGGGTCGTCATCAACGATACCGTGCTTAAAGCAGCCCAGCGGGGAATCCGTAGTATTGTCATCGTCCCTACTATGATTTATGGTGCTGGATTGGGTTTGAAAAAAGACAGCATTCAGGTGCCGATGCTGATGGACATTTCCAGAGAAAAACAAGCCGGAGTACACATTGAAGCGGGCGAAAACATCTGGTCGAACGTCCACATGGCGGATCTAGCGGAGTTGTACTGGCTAGCCCTGGAAAATGCTCCTGCAGGTTCGTATTATTACGCCGAGAATGGCGAAGCAGCTCTAAAGGATATTGCTGTAAGTATCAGCAAGAAACTGGGTTTTGGCGGAAAAACGGTGGCCTTACCCATAGATGAGGCCATCGAACGTTGGGGCCCCGACGCTTCCTCATACGGGTTGGCTTCCAACAGTCGTGTAGATGCCACGAAAGCCCGGAAGACACTCGGCTGGCAACCGAAATACGCGTCGATTCTGACCGATATTGAAGGATAG
- a CDS encoding aldo/keto reductase translates to MEYTELGSSGVFVSALTYGAFAIGGTMWGGNAKKDSIAAIHASLDEGVTSIDTAPFYGLGRSEEMIGEAIKGKNRDQIQILTKFGLVWDQSNQGRGEYFFDAEEQGNTVPVYKYTARTAIIKELEESLHRLGTDYIDLLQVHWPDATTPIDETMEALATLLQQGKIRAAGVCNYSLDQLKEAERTLSLASEQVSYSMLNRSIEADIVPYTQKKNLSIIAYSPLERGLLTGKYFKDSQLKADDHRNGYFGQFPAEKIKTFLAAITPLAEAKGATVSQLVLRWTTLQPGISVVLAGARNATQAIENAQAMHVDIRAEEMTFINQQLETVYA, encoded by the coding sequence ATGGAATATACAGAATTAGGATCGAGCGGAGTGTTCGTATCGGCCCTCACTTACGGAGCCTTTGCCATTGGCGGTACAATGTGGGGTGGCAATGCGAAAAAAGATTCAATTGCGGCCATTCACGCGTCGCTGGATGAAGGCGTAACCAGTATCGATACGGCTCCTTTCTACGGACTGGGCCGGAGTGAAGAAATGATTGGGGAAGCCATCAAAGGCAAAAACCGTGATCAGATTCAGATCCTGACGAAGTTCGGGTTAGTATGGGACCAGAGTAATCAGGGGCGAGGTGAGTATTTTTTCGACGCCGAAGAGCAGGGTAACACCGTACCCGTTTATAAATATACGGCCCGAACGGCTATCATCAAGGAACTCGAAGAAAGTCTCCATCGCCTCGGGACTGATTACATTGATTTGTTGCAAGTACACTGGCCTGACGCCACCACGCCCATTGACGAGACGATGGAAGCTCTGGCAACCTTACTTCAACAGGGTAAAATCCGGGCGGCGGGTGTATGTAATTACTCGCTGGATCAACTGAAAGAAGCCGAAAGAACGCTATCGCTGGCTTCCGAACAGGTTTCCTACAGTATGCTCAACCGCAGTATTGAAGCAGATATCGTACCGTACACCCAGAAGAAGAACCTGTCCATCATTGCTTACAGTCCGCTGGAACGGGGTTTACTTACGGGCAAGTATTTTAAAGATTCCCAACTCAAAGCCGACGATCACCGCAACGGCTATTTTGGCCAGTTTCCGGCGGAAAAAATAAAAACATTTCTAGCCGCAATCACTCCCCTGGCCGAAGCCAAAGGAGCCACTGTATCACAATTAGTATTACGCTGGACCACCTTGCAACCCGGTATTAGTGTGGTACTGGCGGGGGCTCGTAATGCTACGCAGGCCATTGAAAATGCCCAGGCCATGCACGTGGACATTCGGGCGGAAGAAATGACGTTTATCAATCAACAACTCGAAACAGTATACGCTTAA
- a CDS encoding AraC family transcriptional regulator yields MKTKTSLIPTYTTESFRKRYFQGDSAWSEEAIRASVAHFEIHRRDDFRFRCQQTITSNRLDFYMVILITGGEGIHTFGVNEYYLKPGMLCFVSPGMITSWQTTVDEHAGYFCAFTSDFFQENLKDQQTLASYPFFNIEGSSALYLDEAQTQYFSNFFREIEEEYHSPNPHKADLIRAFLTVILQKAQRMMVCDPEQCLNDQSTAGLRLTKAFTRLFEQDFEPLKQLQPIQTQSLATYAAKLNVTQNHLNDTIKAVAGKTPGELIRERTLKEASQLLLNTQLSVAEICFLLKFEDPSYFSRFFKRYTNRTPKQHREKAH; encoded by the coding sequence ATGAAAACGAAAACGTCCTTGATTCCGACGTATACGACGGAAAGCTTCCGGAAACGATATTTTCAGGGCGATTCGGCGTGGTCCGAAGAAGCGATTCGAGCTAGTGTAGCTCATTTTGAAATCCATCGGCGGGATGATTTCCGGTTTCGCTGTCAGCAAACCATTACCTCCAACCGACTGGATTTTTACATGGTCATTCTCATTACCGGCGGTGAGGGAATCCATACCTTCGGCGTAAACGAGTACTACCTTAAACCCGGTATGCTCTGCTTTGTATCACCCGGCATGATTACTTCCTGGCAAACTACAGTTGATGAACACGCCGGCTATTTCTGTGCCTTTACCTCCGATTTCTTTCAGGAAAATCTCAAGGACCAGCAAACACTCGCTTCATATCCTTTTTTCAATATCGAAGGTAGTTCGGCTCTGTACCTCGACGAAGCTCAAACGCAATACTTTAGCAATTTCTTCCGGGAGATCGAGGAGGAGTATCACTCCCCAAACCCCCATAAGGCTGATTTGATTCGGGCCTTTCTTACCGTCATTCTACAAAAAGCCCAGCGAATGATGGTATGCGACCCTGAACAATGCCTCAATGATCAAAGTACCGCCGGATTACGATTGACGAAAGCCTTTACTAGGCTGTTTGAACAGGATTTTGAGCCGCTCAAACAGCTCCAACCCATTCAGACGCAATCGTTGGCTACCTATGCGGCAAAGCTGAATGTTACGCAAAATCACCTGAATGATACAATCAAAGCTGTGGCAGGAAAGACACCGGGTGAACTCATTCGTGAACGAACGCTCAAAGAAGCTTCCCAATTGCTGCTGAATACGCAGCTAAGCGTAGCCGAAATCTGTTTTCTGCTGAAATTTGAAGACCCTTCGTATTTCTCGCGTTTCTTTAAACGCTATACCAATCGCACGCCTAAACAGCACCGAGAAAAAGCCCATTAA
- a CDS encoding ASCH domain-containing protein yields MLFKGIHLQGIKSGEITFAFRKWQKASVKCGSLLHTSVGLVKIGKIETISENDITEQDAIQAGFTGKQQLLKSFTPSSTGTIFKISVSYYSADPRIKLREQTRLSEQGFVDLKKS; encoded by the coding sequence ATGCTATTTAAGGGAATACACCTACAAGGTATTAAATCGGGAGAAATTACATTTGCATTTCGTAAGTGGCAAAAGGCTTCTGTAAAATGCGGAAGCCTTTTGCATACGTCTGTTGGCTTGGTTAAAATCGGTAAAATTGAAACCATAAGCGAAAATGATATAACTGAACAAGACGCAATACAGGCAGGTTTTACAGGTAAACAACAATTACTAAAATCATTTACACCCAGCAGCACAGGAACGATTTTCAAAATATCCGTCAGCTATTATTCCGCAGACCCACGAATTAAGTTGAGGGAGCAAACACGACTATCAGAACAGGGGTTTGTAGATTTAAAAAAAAGTTAG
- a CDS encoding SDR family oxidoreductase, with amino-acid sequence MIAITGANGNLGKATIPFLLQKVAPTDIVAIVRNPETINEFKEKGVTVRQADYNDYSTLKQVFKGVETVLQISTIGVDIETAKQQERNVVNAIVENNVKHIVYTSMVQTRPNTVFQGTQTQYHTEELIRKSNIPYTFFRNSMYMEAIPELIGNALQTNEIRYPSGSGKVSFVSRADIAEAIVNVLTGNAHGNKIYEITGNTAYSFNELARLISTEKSITINHVDISDEVFREELISYQMPVEVVDLLVSMANGIKVGEFSHVDSTLEKLLGRKSFDLKKYVKEL; translated from the coding sequence ATGATAGCCATTACAGGAGCAAATGGAAATTTAGGCAAAGCAACCATTCCATTTTTGTTACAGAAAGTCGCACCAACCGATATTGTTGCCATTGTCAGAAATCCCGAAACGATAAATGAATTTAAAGAAAAGGGCGTAACTGTCAGACAAGCAGATTACAACGATTACAGTACACTTAAACAAGTCTTTAAAGGTGTGGAAACAGTATTGCAAATATCTACTATCGGAGTGGATATAGAGACAGCCAAACAGCAGGAAAGGAATGTTGTAAATGCAATCGTAGAAAACAACGTAAAGCACATTGTTTATACCAGTATGGTGCAAACTCGACCGAACACCGTTTTTCAAGGAACACAAACGCAATACCATACGGAAGAACTGATAAGAAAGTCAAATATCCCGTACACGTTTTTCAGAAACAGTATGTATATGGAAGCCATACCCGAACTGATTGGGAACGCCTTACAAACGAATGAAATCCGTTATCCATCGGGGAGTGGGAAAGTAAGTTTTGTGTCACGGGCGGACATAGCGGAAGCCATTGTAAACGTATTAACGGGAAATGCACATGGAAATAAGATCTATGAAATAACAGGTAACACAGCATATTCATTTAATGAATTGGCACGGTTGATAAGTACAGAAAAAAGTATAACCATAAACCATGTGGATATTTCAGATGAAGTATTCAGAGAAGAACTAATTAGCTATCAAATGCCTGTCGAGGTCGTGGATTTATTGGTCAGTATGGCGAATGGGATTAAAGTAGGCGAATTTTCCCATGTGGACAGTACACTTGAGAAATTGCTTGGCAGAAAGTCATTTGATTTGAAGAAGTATGTAAAAGAATTATAA
- a CDS encoding VOC family protein, which translates to MTFPFNGSNVSGLLVQNQGNEPNQSAILYFNAGQKLSLVLERVKASNGKIILETIPIKSGFIAHILDSEGNRLALFALEA; encoded by the coding sequence TTGACTTTTCCATTTAATGGTAGCAATGTCTCTGGCTTGTTGGTGCAAAATCAAGGCAATGAACCCAATCAGTCCGCAATTCTATATTTTAATGCAGGGCAAAAATTAAGCCTTGTCCTTGAAAGAGTGAAAGCAAGCAACGGTAAAATTATATTGGAAACAATACCTATAAAATCGGGCTTTATTGCACATATTTTGGATAGTGAGGGTAATCGGCTCGCTTTGTTTGCATTGGAAGCCTAA
- a CDS encoding helix-turn-helix domain-containing protein, producing MYYQKILPIKPLQDYIRYFWILEDVGDKIFKIIPDGLSGLIFQEEANLFLDNKHQVLPQMFLYGQTTYHSEQKAIRNFRSIGVYLQPTALKTIFNIDAFELTNQHISIDNLTTDPILEQLVNATSAHDKIEIISHFFLKRIRQVEHHAKKADFATRLLQNGKTLKDIQTEMNLSERSLERLIRHYVGISPKAFSRIVRFQSGLQALRQKDFYNLTDLAYQNDYFDQSHYIREFKAFTGMNPKQFIQQTNEHVENFPEWKI from the coding sequence ATGTATTATCAAAAGATTCTTCCAATCAAGCCTTTACAGGACTATATCCGATACTTTTGGATATTGGAAGATGTTGGCGATAAAATTTTTAAAATTATACCAGACGGGTTATCTGGGCTTATATTTCAAGAAGAAGCAAACCTCTTTCTCGACAACAAACATCAGGTCTTACCGCAAATGTTTTTGTACGGGCAAACAACCTATCATAGTGAACAAAAAGCAATAAGAAATTTTAGAAGTATTGGCGTATATCTGCAACCAACAGCACTAAAAACCATTTTCAATATAGATGCATTTGAACTGACTAACCAACACATTTCAATAGACAACCTTACCACCGACCCAATTCTTGAGCAACTTGTCAATGCAACTTCGGCACATGATAAAATTGAGATTATCTCACACTTTTTTCTTAAACGGATACGACAGGTAGAACATCATGCTAAGAAAGCAGATTTTGCAACTAGGCTTCTGCAAAATGGAAAGACATTGAAAGACATTCAAACGGAAATGAATTTATCCGAACGTTCTTTGGAAAGATTGATAAGACACTATGTCGGCATATCCCCAAAGGCATTTTCAAGGATCGTCCGTTTTCAGTCGGGCTTACAAGCATTACGTCAAAAAGATTTCTACAACCTTACGGACTTAGCGTACCAAAACGATTATTTTGACCAATCACACTACATTAGGGAGTTCAAGGCGTTTACAGGAATGAATCCTAAACAGTTCATTCAGCAGACCAATGAACATGTAGAGAACTTTCCTGAATGGAAAATATAA